In Gemmatimonadota bacterium, the DNA window CCGCCATGGACGTGCCCCGATGAGCCTCGAGCCTTGCCGCTAGCTCGCTCGACTCGGCGGCCTTCGGCCGCTTTTCGCTCCCGATGACGCGTCATAGCCTCTGCTCCGCCCTCCTCGACCTGGTCTTCGCGCCCGTCTGCCTGGCGTGCGACGGCAACATCGCCATGGGCGACGAAGCCCGCCTGATCTGCCGGCGGTGCCGCACTCGCCTGCGGCCACTGCCGCCCCCTTCGTGCCCCCGCTGCGGGGCGCCGCGCCTGCGTACGGGGCGAGCCAGTGCCGCGGTGTGCGGCGAATGCGCCGGCTGGCCCCCCGGCCTGCGAGTGGCCCGCTCGGCGTGCCTGCTCCACCCGCCCGCGGACCGCATTGTCCATCAACTGAAGTACCGCGGCTGGCGGGCGCTGGCCCGTCCCATGGCGGAGCTCATGGCTGCGCTGCCCTTGCCGCCGGACGTCGAGGAGGAGGCGCGGCTGGCCGTTCCCGTTCCTACCACGCCCGTCACCTTGCGGCAGCGGGGGTATAATCAGGCGGAGCTGCTCGCCCGGGCGTACGCGGAACGGACGCGGCGGCAGCACTGCTGCGTGCTCGAGCGCGGGCGCGCCGCGCGCAGCCAGACGACCTTGCAGCCGGCGGCGCGTGGGGCTAACGTGGCGGGCGCGTTCCGCGTCGTCGCGGGGCGCCAGCGCGAGCTCGCCGCGGCCCACGTGTTGCTGGTCGATGACGTGCTGACGACGGGCGCCACCGCCGCGGAGTGCACCCGGACTCTGCTGGCGGCGGGCGCCCGTTGCGTGAGTGTCATCACCTTCGCCCGTGCGCTCGATGCACGCCGGCTGACGGAAACCTGAGGCTCGGAGTCTTCAGCTCATGCCCACTCGCGTAGCGATCAATGGCTTCGGCCGGATCGGACGGACCATCATGCGCGCCGCCAAGAAGTACGGTGCGCCGCTCGACTTCATCGCCGTGAACGACGTCACGGACAGCCGCACGCTGGCGCACCTGCTGAGCTACGACTCCGTCCAGGGGCGTTATCCGGGGAAGGTCGAGGTGACGGAGGGCGGGCTGCGCGTGGATGGCGACGACATTCGCGTGCTCAGCGAGCGTGACCCGGGCGCACTGCCCTGGAAGGACCTCGAGGTGGACATCGT includes these proteins:
- a CDS encoding ComF family protein; the protein is MTRHSLCSALLDLVFAPVCLACDGNIAMGDEARLICRRCRTRLRPLPPPSCPRCGAPRLRTGRASAAVCGECAGWPPGLRVARSACLLHPPADRIVHQLKYRGWRALARPMAELMAALPLPPDVEEEARLAVPVPTTPVTLRQRGYNQAELLARAYAERTRRQHCCVLERGRAARSQTTLQPAARGANVAGAFRVVAGRQRELAAAHVLLVDDVLTTGATAAECTRTLLAAGARCVSVITFARALDARRLTET